From the Myripristis murdjan chromosome 14, fMyrMur1.1, whole genome shotgun sequence genome, one window contains:
- the cxadr gene encoding coxsackievirus and adenovirus receptor homolog produces MEPTIARSYGALFIILAGVASGLEITSTGPTFIEKASGQSVMLDCHFTLAPEDSGPLDIEWSLLASDNQKEDKVMILFSGDRVYEDYYPPMKGRAHFNSADPKNGDASINLTGLKSSDSGTYQCKVKKAPGIRSRKMALNVMVKPSKPRCYAEGPTEQGKDTVLRCISNEGTNPLRYNWEKTSDTKLLPASAVLDPVAGTMNVRNASAIYSGTYRCTASNRVGSEECILQLNITPPPNTAGIIAGAIIAVLLILIIIAIILFCCCRARHRKKYEKEICNEIREDVPPPKSRVSTARSFTSVGSQRSSLGSMSPSNLHEYALKPQYDKIPSSEEYDRPPSHAPLPPPTAPKMAGPNLSRMGAIPVMIPAQNRDGSIV; encoded by the exons gTGTGGCCTCTGGTCTGGAGATCACGTCCACAGGGCCGACATTCATAGAGAAGGCCAGCGGTCAAAGCGTGATGCTCGATTGCCATTTCACTCTTGCCCCAGAGGACTCTGGACCGCTGGACATAGAATGGAGCTTGTTGGCTTCTGACAACCAGAAAGAGGATAAAGTG ATGATCCTGTTCTCAGGTGACAGGGTCTATGAGGACTACTATCCCCCTATGAAGGGTCGTGCCCACTTCAACTCAGCCGATCCCAAAAACGGCGATGCTTCTATCAACCTGACAGGGCTTAAGTCGTCGGACTCTGGCACCTACCAGTGCAAGGTGAAGAAGGCTCCCGGCATTCGCAGCAGGAAGATGGCGCTGAATGTCATGG TGAAGCCATCCAAGCCCAGGTGCTATGCTGAAGGACCCACAGAGCAGGGCAAGGATACTGTGCTGAGATGCATATCCAATGAGGGCACCAACCCCTTACGGTACAACTGGGAGAAGACCAGTGATACCAAGCTGCTGCCTGCCTCAGCCGTGCTGG ACCCTGTGGCAGGCACCATGAACGTGAGGAATGCATCTGCCATCTATTCCGGCACCTATCGGTGCACCGCTAGCAACCGTGTAGGTAGTGAGGAGTGTATTCTACAGCTTAACATCACGCCAC cTCCCAACACTGCAGGCATCATTGCAGGTGCCATCATTGCAGTGCTACTGatcctcatcatcatcgccatcatcctCTTCTGCTGTTGCCGTGCCCGTCACAGGAAGAAGTATGAGAAGGAGATCTGCAACGAGATCAG GGAGGATGTGCCTCCTCCTAAGAGTCGTGTTTCGACAGCCCGCAGCTTCACCAGCGTGGGCAGCCAGCGCTCCTCCCTGGGCTCCATGTCGCCCTCTAACCTGCATGAGTATGCCCTCAAGCCCCAGTATGACAAGATCCCTTCGTCAGAGGAATATGACAGGCCCCCAAGCCATGCCCCACTGCCCCCGCCCACTGCTCCCAAGATGGCCGGCCCCAACCTCAGCCGCATGGGGGCCATCCCCGTCATGATCCCTGCCCAGAATAGAGACGGCTCTATCGTCTAG